In one window of Haloprofundus halophilus DNA:
- a CDS encoding zinc-dependent alcohol dehydrogenase family protein, whose translation MRAAVLHEYGEPLVVEDVDAPDPAPHGVVVDVEACGICRSDWHAWQGHGEWADDQVPKGQILGHEPAGRVVAVGERVDHLREGDRIAVPFNLGDGTCPYCRNGHGNVCADGLSLGFQSEAPGAFAEQVHVPYADYNAMPLPESVAARDVAALGCRFMTAFHGLAHRADVRTGDWVAVHGCGGVGLSAVQVANAVGARVVAVDIDAGKLDLAREVGADAVVDSSELDGRGVTSAIRAETDGGAHVSVDALGLEETCRNSIFCLRKRGTHVQLGLTTEKERGEVSLPTDRMTMQEISFLGSRGMPPTRYEELLGLMATGDVDPGALVSREVPLSDVPERLAAMTNYETEGIEVVTEF comes from the coding sequence ATGCGTGCCGCAGTCCTGCACGAGTACGGAGAACCGCTCGTCGTCGAAGACGTAGACGCACCCGACCCCGCGCCGCACGGCGTCGTCGTCGACGTGGAAGCCTGCGGTATCTGCCGGAGCGACTGGCACGCGTGGCAAGGCCACGGCGAGTGGGCCGACGACCAGGTGCCGAAGGGCCAGATTCTCGGCCACGAACCCGCGGGTCGCGTCGTCGCCGTCGGCGAGCGCGTCGACCACCTCCGCGAGGGCGACCGAATCGCCGTCCCGTTCAACCTCGGCGACGGCACCTGCCCGTACTGCCGCAACGGTCACGGGAACGTCTGTGCGGACGGTCTCTCGCTCGGCTTTCAGTCGGAAGCGCCGGGCGCGTTCGCCGAGCAGGTCCACGTCCCCTACGCCGACTACAACGCGATGCCCCTGCCGGAGAGCGTCGCCGCCCGCGACGTGGCCGCGCTCGGCTGTCGGTTCATGACCGCCTTCCACGGACTCGCGCACCGCGCCGACGTCCGCACGGGCGACTGGGTCGCCGTCCACGGCTGCGGCGGCGTCGGTCTCTCGGCGGTGCAAGTCGCCAACGCGGTCGGCGCGCGAGTCGTCGCCGTCGACATCGACGCCGGGAAACTGGACCTCGCGCGCGAGGTCGGCGCGGACGCCGTCGTCGACTCCTCGGAGCTCGACGGCCGCGGCGTCACGAGCGCGATTCGCGCCGAAACGGACGGCGGCGCGCACGTCTCCGTCGACGCGCTCGGCCTCGAAGAGACGTGTCGCAACTCGATTTTCTGCCTTCGCAAGCGCGGCACGCACGTCCAACTCGGGCTGACGACCGAGAAGGAACGCGGCGAGGTGTCGCTGCCGACGGACAGGATGACGATGCAGGAGATCTCCTTTTTGGGCTCTCGGGGGATGCCCCCGACCCGGTACGAGGAACTGCTGGGACTGATGGCGACCGGCGACGTCGACCCCGGCGCGCTCGTGAGCCGAGAGGTGCCGCTGTCGGACGTGCCGGAGCGACTGGCGGCGATGACGAACTACGAGACGGAAGGAATCGAGGTCGTGACCGAGTTCTGA
- a CDS encoding M14 family zinc carboxypeptidase: MSDPRASLTNQQLAKELHALAEGSPHAALRRIGRSAGRDDPIWELRVGRGETNVHLVTQLHGDEPAGTEAILALVRDVTSNPEANLDLLSRLTLTVVPRANPDGAMFARDEDADGADERVTRRENVQPWRRRDSRREPDYHSADEPPGYDLNRDFDPTVEFSGADRSSDTRSSGEWTRYEEDGETRWRHDRQYRGTTLRGCGLGLTPETAAVADSYRRANPDVAITHHHKSVETRGRGGEAPSLLSVMAPFGPAYLERAPSYERDDPPETIVNPFVDAETSRRSLRLNSFVARQLTSLGEFGTVTRYGYEPLWGSYLDALTPKTNAAGMLYEVAGQSDERDSVDYARKVAVSRTAFRRTLEALASDPDLGTVDENRYFDLPVESSGPTSR; encoded by the coding sequence CTGTCGGACCCGCGCGCATCGCTCACCAACCAGCAACTCGCGAAGGAACTCCACGCCCTCGCCGAGGGCTCTCCGCACGCCGCACTCCGTCGAATCGGCCGCTCCGCCGGTCGAGACGACCCCATCTGGGAGCTGCGGGTCGGACGGGGAGAGACGAACGTCCACCTCGTGACGCAGTTACACGGCGACGAACCCGCCGGAACCGAGGCGATACTCGCGCTCGTCCGCGACGTGACCTCGAACCCCGAGGCCAACCTGGACCTCCTCTCTCGACTCACGCTCACCGTCGTCCCCCGCGCGAATCCGGACGGTGCGATGTTCGCCCGCGACGAGGACGCCGACGGTGCCGACGAGCGCGTCACCCGGCGCGAGAACGTCCAACCGTGGCGACGGCGCGACTCCCGACGCGAACCCGACTACCACAGTGCGGACGAACCGCCGGGGTACGACTTGAACCGCGACTTCGACCCGACAGTCGAGTTTTCGGGCGCGGACCGGTCGTCGGACACCCGTTCGTCCGGCGAGTGGACCCGGTACGAAGAAGACGGCGAGACGCGGTGGCGACACGACCGGCAGTACCGAGGTACCACCCTCCGGGGATGCGGCCTCGGACTCACGCCGGAAACCGCCGCCGTCGCCGACTCGTACCGGCGCGCGAACCCCGACGTGGCGATAACGCACCACCACAAGAGCGTCGAGACGCGGGGGCGCGGCGGCGAGGCTCCGTCGCTTCTGAGCGTCATGGCCCCGTTCGGACCGGCGTACCTCGAACGAGCGCCCTCGTACGAGCGGGACGACCCCCCCGAGACCATCGTCAACCCGTTCGTCGACGCCGAGACGAGTCGGCGCTCGCTCCGTCTCAACTCGTTCGTCGCTCGTCAACTCACGTCGCTGGGCGAGTTCGGAACCGTGACGCGCTACGGTTACGAACCGCTCTGGGGGTCGTATCTCGACGCGCTCACGCCGAAGACGAACGCGGCCGGGATGCTGTACGAAGTCGCCGGGCAGTCCGACGAACGCGACAGCGTCGACTACGCCCGAAAGGTCGCCGTCTCGCGGACGGCGTTCCGGCGGACGCTCGAAGCGCTGGCGTCGGACCCGGACCTCGGCACCGTCGACGAGAACCGGTACTTCGACCTGCCCGTGGAGTCCAGCGGCCCGACGAGTAGATAG
- a CDS encoding replication factor C large subunit: MDWTEKYRPRSLSAIRGNNKARDQFREWAETWDDHGDAVIVYGSPGVGKTSAAHALANDMGWETVELNASDQRTAAVIERFAGRAAMNATLGGSSSGGSGRQLIILDEADNIHGNYDRGGARAITKLVKEAGQPMVLIANEFYEMSRGLRNACESIEFRDVSARSIVPVLRDICRQEGVEYESAALERIADVNSGDLRGAVNDLQAAAEGRDAITEESVATSDRDRSVGIFEFLDQVLKEESPQEALYTSYDVDETPDDLTKWVEDNMLDVYEGEEVARAYEFLANADRWLGRVRASQDYSYWRYAGDNLAAGVAAARDETKGGWTRYGRPQFWRSKDKTGDEVARRVAESSGTSMSIARQRIVPYLSVMTHHCKPRDLTVAMAAYYEFEEKHVAHVTGSGESTKKVQSIVEDARELREEAMEEHSGGAFAGSTGGTAGDGSDDGARGDDARDDETGAGTETTEDDGAAESAADGGDESDASDSDDGDGGDGGDGGDDGQAGLTDFF; encoded by the coding sequence ATGGATTGGACGGAGAAGTATCGCCCTCGGTCGCTGTCGGCGATACGCGGCAACAACAAAGCCCGCGACCAGTTCCGCGAGTGGGCCGAGACGTGGGACGACCACGGCGACGCGGTCATCGTCTACGGCAGTCCCGGCGTCGGCAAGACCTCCGCGGCGCACGCGCTGGCCAACGACATGGGCTGGGAGACCGTCGAGTTGAACGCCTCCGACCAGCGGACCGCCGCCGTCATCGAACGGTTCGCCGGCCGCGCGGCGATGAACGCGACGCTCGGCGGGTCGAGTTCCGGCGGCTCTGGCCGACAGCTCATCATCCTCGACGAGGCGGACAACATCCACGGCAACTACGACCGCGGCGGCGCGCGCGCCATCACGAAGCTCGTCAAGGAGGCGGGACAGCCGATGGTGCTCATCGCCAACGAGTTCTACGAGATGAGCCGCGGGCTGCGCAACGCCTGCGAGTCCATCGAGTTCCGCGACGTGAGCGCGCGCTCCATCGTTCCCGTCCTCCGAGATATCTGCCGACAGGAGGGCGTCGAGTACGAGTCCGCGGCGCTCGAACGTATCGCCGACGTCAACAGCGGCGACCTCCGCGGCGCGGTGAACGACCTGCAGGCCGCCGCCGAGGGCCGCGACGCGATCACCGAGGAGTCCGTTGCGACGAGCGACCGCGACCGCTCGGTCGGTATCTTCGAGTTCTTAGACCAGGTGCTGAAAGAGGAGTCGCCGCAGGAGGCGCTGTACACCTCCTACGACGTCGACGAGACGCCCGACGACCTCACGAAGTGGGTCGAGGACAACATGCTCGACGTGTACGAGGGCGAGGAGGTCGCCCGCGCCTACGAGTTCCTCGCCAACGCCGACCGGTGGTTAGGTCGCGTGCGCGCGAGTCAGGATTACAGCTACTGGCGCTACGCGGGTGACAACCTCGCCGCGGGCGTCGCCGCCGCCCGCGACGAAACCAAAGGCGGGTGGACGCGCTACGGTCGCCCGCAGTTCTGGCGCTCGAAGGACAAGACCGGCGACGAGGTGGCCCGCCGCGTCGCCGAGTCCAGCGGGACGAGCATGAGCATCGCGCGGCAACGCATCGTACCGTACCTCTCGGTGATGACCCACCACTGCAAGCCGCGCGATCTCACCGTCGCGATGGCGGCGTACTACGAGTTCGAGGAGAAGCACGTCGCCCACGTCACCGGCAGCGGCGAGTCGACGAAGAAGGTGCAGTCCATCGTCGAGGACGCCCGAGAGCTCCGCGAGGAGGCGATGGAGGAACACTCCGGCGGCGCGTTCGCCGGTTCGACGGGCGGAACCGCCGGCGACGGAAGCGACGACGGAGCGCGGGGCGACGACGCACGAGACGACGAAACGGGCGCCGGTACCGAGACGACCGAAGACGACGGAGCGGCCGAATCGGCGGCCGACGGCGGCGACGAGAGCGATGCGAGCGACAGCGACGACGGCGACGGCGGCGACGGCGGCGACGGCGGCGACGACGGCCAAGCGGGTCTCACCGACTTCTTCTGA
- a CDS encoding FixH family protein yields MAPSLDYPHMEDHSTHDHGESSPETADPVRGYAPNGHAAPGGLAVAANGLRLDPAETRFTPGTSAEWTFRIVDDDGKVVTDFEEAHGERSHLVVVRRDLTRFQHLHPELTSDGTWRVDDFALSDSGVYRAFVDVVVDGRPTTLGFDLFASGAGTGTETVAERPDSSRRATADGYDIELLTDGVVARESSRLTFEVRRDGDPVSKLDEYLGALGHLVALREGDLAYLHVHPEGTDPDSGQVAFQARFPTSGRYRLFLQTRPEGELVTTAFDVRVRQ; encoded by the coding sequence ATGGCGCCCTCTCTGGACTACCCTCACATGGAGGACCACTCGACACACGACCACGGTGAATCGTCGCCGGAGACGGCCGACCCCGTCCGAGGCTACGCGCCGAACGGACACGCCGCACCGGGCGGGTTGGCCGTCGCGGCGAACGGACTCCGACTCGACCCCGCAGAGACCCGCTTCACCCCGGGAACGAGCGCCGAGTGGACGTTCCGTATCGTCGACGACGACGGGAAGGTCGTCACCGACTTCGAGGAGGCACACGGCGAGCGAAGCCACCTCGTCGTCGTCCGACGGGACCTGACTCGGTTCCAGCATCTCCACCCGGAACTGACGTCGGACGGCACGTGGCGCGTCGACGATTTCGCACTCTCCGACTCGGGAGTGTATCGGGCGTTCGTCGACGTCGTCGTGGACGGGCGGCCGACGACGCTCGGGTTCGACCTCTTCGCGTCGGGGGCGGGAACGGGAACGGAAACGGTCGCCGAGCGACCCGACTCGTCGCGCCGGGCGACCGCAGACGGGTACGACATCGAACTGCTCACAGACGGGGTTGTGGCCCGAGAATCGAGCCGGCTGACGTTCGAGGTTCGGCGCGACGGCGACCCCGTCTCGAAGCTGGATGAGTACCTCGGCGCGCTCGGTCACCTCGTCGCGCTCCGCGAAGGCGACCTCGCGTACCTGCACGTTCATCCGGAGGGGACTGACCCCGACAGTGGTCAGGTCGCGTTCCAGGCGCGGTTTCCGACATCGGGGCGGTATCGACTGTTCCTCCAGACGAGGCCTGAGGGTGAACTGGTGACGACAGCCTTCGACGTTCGCGTCCGTCAGTAG
- a CDS encoding flavodoxin domain-containing protein, with protein sequence MAKFLVCYGTGEGQTAKVAERLAERLGERGHEATAVNAGDRSGDRSVAAFDAVLVGASIHAGKHQPAVVEFVEANRDAMATKPTGFFQVSLSSADEEGEAQAAGYVDSFVSETDWHPDRIGLFGGALRYSEYGFLKRLLMKQIAKRTLPDVDTSRDVEFTDWAEVDAFAADFAAFAEGRLGVVPPGTDASDGSRAESSE encoded by the coding sequence GTGGCTAAATTTCTGGTGTGCTACGGCACCGGTGAGGGACAGACGGCGAAAGTCGCCGAGCGACTCGCGGAGCGACTCGGCGAGCGGGGACACGAGGCGACGGCGGTGAACGCGGGAGACCGGTCGGGTGACCGCTCGGTGGCCGCGTTCGACGCCGTCCTCGTCGGCGCGTCGATACACGCCGGAAAGCACCAACCCGCCGTCGTGGAGTTCGTCGAAGCGAACCGTGACGCGATGGCGACCAAACCGACGGGGTTCTTTCAGGTGTCGCTGTCCTCGGCGGACGAAGAGGGGGAGGCGCAGGCGGCGGGGTACGTCGATTCGTTCGTCTCCGAAACCGACTGGCATCCGGACCGCATCGGACTGTTCGGTGGCGCGCTCCGCTACTCGGAGTACGGCTTCCTCAAACGGTTGCTGATGAAGCAGATCGCCAAACGCACGCTTCCCGACGTCGACACCTCCCGGGACGTGGAGTTCACCGACTGGGCGGAGGTCGACGCGTTCGCCGCCGATTTCGCGGCGTTCGCCGAGGGCCGGCTCGGCGTCGTCCCGCCCGGAACCGACGCATCCGACGGCTCCCGAGCGGAGTCGAGCGAGTAG
- a CDS encoding pyridoxamine 5'-phosphate oxidase family protein, producing MVSSRSVEVSDEARDEFLGNGGTGVISFNAAESDDAPYARPVSYGYDPSDTTFFFRLAFGPESEKREVVGASAPVTFVVHDRGDEGWQSVVASGRLERVTEAAIDSDVVQAIRRVHIPLVDVFERHPRELEFEFYRLVADSVSARKEAQAES from the coding sequence ATGGTGAGTTCACGGTCCGTCGAGGTGAGCGACGAAGCGCGCGACGAGTTCCTCGGCAACGGCGGGACGGGTGTCATCTCGTTCAACGCCGCCGAGAGCGACGACGCACCGTACGCCAGGCCGGTCTCGTACGGCTACGACCCGTCGGATACGACGTTCTTCTTCAGACTCGCGTTCGGTCCCGAGAGCGAGAAACGCGAAGTCGTCGGCGCGAGCGCTCCGGTCACCTTCGTGGTGCACGACCGGGGAGACGAGGGCTGGCAGAGCGTCGTCGCCTCCGGCAGACTGGAGAGAGTGACCGAAGCGGCTATCGACTCGGACGTCGTGCAGGCGATTCGACGCGTCCACATCCCGCTCGTCGACGTCTTCGAGCGCCACCCGCGGGAGTTGGAGTTCGAGTTCTACCGACTCGTCGCGGACTCGGTGAGCGCCCGAAAGGAGGCGCAGGCGGAGAGCTAA
- a CDS encoding CaiB/BaiF CoA transferase family protein, whose product MTGEARRPDTDTGPLDGVTVLDASRVLVGPFCTMQLGDLGADVIKIELPGSGDQTRGWHPPTHGDSEESAYYLSVNRNKRSLTLDLACDEGRDVFRTLAGEADVVVSNFRVGKMAEYGLDYRTLKRDNPGLVYCALSGYGEWGPDRDRPAYDLIMQAEGGLMSITGEEDGAPVRVGVAIADIGAGMYATQAILAALFERELGDGTGQKVDVSLLDGQVAWMSYMASYYFATGVSPGRMGSKHPTIAPYRAFPTEDGYVVVAVPSPTLWPKFCTAIGYEELVDDERFADNAARVEHRDELDAILEAEFETHTTEELLALFDEFGVPASDVKDMEDVFENPQVRARGMRQSVTHPTAGEVELSGSPMHLSKTPTSIRRHPPLLGEHTVEILREFGYPDDEIERFAEDGVV is encoded by the coding sequence ATGACCGGCGAGGCTCGACGTCCCGACACCGACACCGGTCCCCTCGACGGCGTGACCGTTCTCGACGCCTCTCGCGTTCTCGTCGGACCGTTCTGTACGATGCAGTTGGGCGACCTCGGCGCGGACGTCATCAAGATAGAGCTCCCCGGCAGCGGCGACCAGACCCGCGGGTGGCACCCGCCGACGCACGGCGACTCCGAGGAGAGCGCGTACTACCTGAGCGTCAACCGCAACAAGCGCTCGTTGACGCTCGACCTCGCCTGCGACGAGGGGCGCGACGTGTTTCGCACCCTCGCCGGCGAAGCGGACGTCGTCGTCTCGAACTTCCGCGTCGGGAAGATGGCCGAGTACGGTCTCGACTACCGGACGCTGAAGCGGGACAATCCCGGCCTCGTCTACTGCGCGCTATCGGGCTACGGCGAGTGGGGCCCCGACCGCGACCGGCCGGCGTACGACCTCATCATGCAGGCCGAAGGCGGTCTGATGAGCATCACCGGCGAGGAGGACGGCGCGCCGGTACGCGTCGGCGTCGCTATCGCCGACATCGGCGCGGGGATGTACGCGACGCAGGCCATCCTCGCCGCGCTGTTCGAGCGCGAACTCGGCGACGGCACCGGCCAGAAGGTGGACGTCTCGCTGCTCGACGGGCAGGTGGCGTGGATGAGCTACATGGCCTCGTACTACTTCGCAACGGGGGTCTCACCGGGGCGGATGGGGAGCAAACACCCGACCATCGCCCCCTATCGAGCGTTCCCCACCGAAGACGGCTACGTCGTCGTCGCCGTCCCCTCGCCCACCCTCTGGCCGAAGTTCTGCACGGCCATCGGCTACGAGGAACTCGTCGACGACGAGCGCTTCGCCGACAACGCCGCGCGGGTCGAACACCGCGACGAACTCGACGCGATACTGGAAGCCGAGTTCGAGACGCACACCACCGAGGAACTGCTGGCGCTGTTCGACGAGTTCGGCGTCCCCGCCAGCGACGTGAAGGATATGGAAGACGTGTTCGAGAACCCGCAAGTTCGCGCCCGAGGGATGCGACAGTCGGTGACGCATCCGACCGCCGGCGAGGTGGAGCTGTCGGGCAGTCCGATGCACCTCTCGAAGACGCCGACCTCCATCCGCCGACATCCGCCGCTTCTCGGCGAGCACACCGTCGAGATACTCCGCGAGTTCGGTTATCCGGACGACGAGATAGAGCGATTCGCCGAAGACGGCGTCGTCTGA
- a CDS encoding GNAT family N-acetyltransferase — MFPETVETERLRLERLGPDTVDVYEFYAITSSTEMDEVVRHHTQSRHETPKESADYLDEKAEKWESGEGAQYVVRPREGEDGAGEFAGVTGLGFQWDKQSAVMGLWLRKRFWGRGYSGERAAALLHVAFAELDLELASPAHTPENEQSKRAIEKYVERFGGQYEGILRNWVPAEMTTTGEPWNLHRYSISQDEWRAAVDDEAIETPEVRVSYE; from the coding sequence ATGTTCCCCGAGACGGTCGAGACCGAACGTCTCCGCTTGGAGCGCCTCGGTCCCGATACGGTCGACGTCTACGAGTTCTACGCGATTACGTCGTCGACGGAGATGGACGAGGTGGTTCGTCACCACACGCAGTCGCGACACGAGACGCCGAAAGAGAGCGCCGACTACCTCGACGAGAAGGCCGAAAAGTGGGAGAGCGGCGAGGGCGCGCAGTACGTCGTCCGTCCGCGCGAGGGCGAAGACGGCGCGGGCGAGTTCGCGGGCGTCACCGGTCTCGGGTTCCAGTGGGACAAACAGAGCGCCGTCATGGGACTGTGGCTCCGCAAGCGGTTCTGGGGTCGCGGCTACTCCGGCGAGCGCGCGGCGGCGCTGTTACACGTCGCCTTCGCCGAACTGGACCTCGAACTCGCGTCGCCCGCGCACACGCCAGAGAACGAACAGTCCAAGCGCGCTATCGAGAAGTACGTTGAGAGGTTCGGCGGTCAGTACGAAGGAATCCTCAGAAACTGGGTGCCCGCCGAGATGACGACTACGGGAGAGCCGTGGAACCTCCATCGCTACTCCATCTCCCAAGACGAGTGGCGCGCCGCCGTCGACGACGAGGCTATCGAGACGCCGGAGGTGCGAGTCAGCTATGAGTAG
- a CDS encoding GNAT family N-acetyltransferase has translation MSSDLFPTVIETERLRLEPRTPDYVDVHELYRICSPSPEMDEITRYLPWSPHETPKETFDFLRRGRQHRENHETVDYVIRPREKEDGAGEIAGFGGLNLQWDRRSAGLGLWLRKRFWGRGYSGERAAALFELAFERLDLELVRVAHDPKNENSRRAIEKYVDRFGGQCDGTFRNAAATVDGEVVDQTHYTVTQRQWREAGGDAEQTVRMWWRDD, from the coding sequence ATGAGTAGCGACCTCTTTCCGACGGTCATCGAGACGGAGCGCCTCCGACTCGAACCCCGAACGCCCGACTACGTCGACGTGCACGAACTGTACCGCATCTGCTCGCCGTCGCCGGAGATGGACGAAATCACTCGGTATCTCCCGTGGTCGCCGCACGAAACTCCCAAGGAGACGTTTGACTTCCTGCGTCGGGGGCGGCAGCACCGCGAGAACCACGAGACGGTCGACTACGTCATCAGACCACGAGAGAAGGAGGACGGTGCTGGGGAGATCGCCGGATTCGGCGGGTTGAACCTCCAGTGGGACCGCCGCAGCGCCGGACTCGGTCTCTGGCTTCGCAAGCGGTTCTGGGGTCGCGGCTACTCCGGCGAGCGCGCGGCGGCACTTTTCGAACTCGCGTTCGAGCGTCTGGACCTCGAACTCGTCCGCGTGGCCCACGACCCGAAGAACGAGAACTCCCGACGCGCCATCGAGAAGTACGTCGACAGATTCGGCGGCCAGTGCGACGGCACGTTCCGCAACGCGGCGGCGACTGTCGACGGCGAAGTCGTCGACCAGACGCACTACACGGTAACGCAGAGACAGTGGCGCGAAGCCGGTGGTGACGCCGAGCAGACGGTCCGAATGTGGTGGCGCGACGACTGA
- a CDS encoding metal-dependent hydrolase family protein: MILRDVLLFDRGETREGSIRVDADTGQILAVGDVDADADADESVVSLPGRTVLPGLVDAHVHFSLSGEVSVEEVVGMSDAELALVEARNARRTLESGVTGVRAMGARDIDPVLKRAVDSGDVPGPRMVANCRSITITGGHGHHLGREIDGPDDARKAVREQKKQGAEFIKFMTTGGVTTPGSDPDAVAMTDEELHAIVDEAHRRGVHAATHAHGGEGVKAAVAAGVDTVEHGTFLDDEAIEMLVDEDVTLVPTLSAPYHIIRNTEMATEESARKTRDVYERHIDSFRRAVEAGVRIAGGTDAGTPFNAHGSNATEVSFMAEYGMSEAEAIRAMTETAADAIGLEGAGTLETGTHADLVVVDGDPTDDVTLLNNPEAVLKGGELVAGSLPDAE; the protein is encoded by the coding sequence ATGATTCTTCGAGACGTGCTGTTGTTCGACCGAGGAGAGACCCGTGAAGGGTCGATTCGCGTCGACGCAGATACGGGGCAGATACTCGCCGTCGGCGACGTGGACGCCGACGCCGACGCGGACGAATCGGTCGTCTCGCTGCCCGGTCGTACGGTGCTTCCGGGGCTCGTCGACGCGCACGTTCACTTCTCGCTCTCCGGAGAGGTGAGCGTCGAGGAAGTCGTCGGCATGAGCGACGCGGAGCTCGCGCTGGTCGAGGCGCGAAACGCCCGCCGAACGCTCGAATCGGGCGTGACGGGCGTCCGAGCGATGGGCGCGCGCGACATCGACCCCGTCCTGAAGCGCGCCGTCGACAGCGGCGACGTGCCGGGGCCGCGAATGGTCGCCAACTGCCGTTCCATCACCATCACCGGCGGTCACGGCCACCACCTCGGCCGGGAGATAGACGGCCCCGACGACGCCCGAAAGGCGGTCCGCGAGCAGAAAAAGCAGGGCGCGGAGTTCATCAAGTTCATGACCACCGGCGGGGTGACGACGCCCGGTAGCGACCCCGACGCGGTGGCGATGACCGACGAGGAACTGCACGCCATCGTCGACGAAGCGCACCGCCGCGGCGTCCACGCGGCGACGCACGCCCACGGCGGCGAGGGCGTCAAAGCCGCCGTCGCGGCGGGCGTCGACACGGTCGAACACGGGACGTTTCTCGACGACGAGGCCATCGAGATGCTCGTCGACGAGGACGTGACGCTCGTGCCGACGCTCTCCGCGCCGTACCACATCATCCGCAACACCGAGATGGCGACCGAGGAGAGCGCGAGGAAGACGCGCGACGTGTACGAACGTCACATCGACTCGTTCCGCCGGGCCGTCGAGGCGGGCGTGAGAATCGCCGGCGGCACCGACGCCGGGACGCCGTTCAACGCCCACGGCTCGAACGCGACCGAGGTGTCGTTCATGGCCGAGTACGGCATGAGCGAGGCGGAGGCGATCCGGGCGATGACCGAGACGGCCGCCGACGCGATCGGTCTGGAAGGGGCGGGGACGCTCGAAACCGGGACCCACGCCGACCTCGTGGTCGTCGACGGCGACCCCACCGACGACGTGACGCTGCTCAACAACCCCGAGGCGGTGCTGAAGGGCGGCGAACTCGTTGCCGGGTCGCTGCCGGACGCGGAGTAA
- a CDS encoding transporter — MTETNSGRFGALAAAGGALVGGIAYAFGYAMTYVVASSEIQNSGAQQLLEVLTGESATWKAVGWVFYNAHFVDTDIPGLFGASRAVNFVAEVEAFPTMLYVLPPVLLLLAGAAVARTAGVTDPTGGAKAGAAVLLGYFALSVAGAFAFAVPVGQTATAEPDFVAAVLVAGVVYPAVFGTLGGVVAGTVQSSRATISPQ, encoded by the coding sequence ATGACAGAGACGAACAGCGGCCGGTTCGGTGCGCTCGCCGCTGCGGGCGGGGCCCTCGTCGGGGGTATCGCGTACGCGTTCGGCTACGCGATGACGTACGTGGTCGCGAGTTCGGAGATTCAAAACTCCGGTGCGCAGCAACTCCTGGAGGTGTTGACCGGCGAATCGGCGACGTGGAAAGCCGTCGGCTGGGTGTTCTACAACGCTCACTTCGTCGACACCGATATACCCGGACTGTTCGGCGCGTCGCGCGCGGTAAACTTCGTGGCGGAGGTCGAGGCGTTCCCCACGATGCTGTACGTCCTCCCGCCGGTGCTGCTCCTGCTCGCGGGAGCCGCCGTCGCGCGGACGGCCGGCGTCACCGACCCGACGGGCGGAGCGAAAGCGGGCGCGGCGGTGCTCCTCGGCTACTTCGCGCTCTCGGTCGCCGGTGCGTTCGCCTTCGCCGTCCCGGTCGGTCAGACGGCGACGGCCGAACCGGACTTCGTCGCGGCCGTACTCGTCGCCGGCGTCGTCTACCCCGCCGTCTTCGGAACGCTGGGGGGCGTCGTCGCCGGGACGGTTCAGAGCTCTCGGGCGACCATCTCGCCCCAGTGA
- a CDS encoding GNAT family N-acetyltransferase → MEIRPYATEEYSELWRLKRAFELGLGDGTGGDDKREKYEAKLTDDYRERYREWVDRCVEEDERAVHVAESDGGELVGYTFVLPASLSMIWDAAVLNEIYVAPDHRGTGVADELLEAALDAARAQELPLDRIVLDVDGENERARAFYERFGFAHWGEMVAREL, encoded by the coding sequence ATGGAGATTCGACCGTACGCGACCGAGGAGTACAGCGAACTCTGGAGATTGAAACGCGCCTTCGAACTTGGCCTCGGCGACGGGACCGGCGGCGACGACAAGCGCGAGAAGTACGAGGCGAAACTGACCGATGACTACCGCGAGCGCTACCGCGAGTGGGTCGACCGCTGCGTCGAGGAGGACGAGCGGGCGGTCCACGTCGCCGAGAGCGACGGGGGCGAACTGGTCGGCTACACGTTCGTCCTGCCGGCGTCGCTGTCGATGATCTGGGACGCCGCCGTGCTCAACGAGATCTACGTCGCGCCCGACCACCGCGGGACGGGCGTCGCCGACGAACTACTGGAGGCAGCGCTCGACGCGGCGCGGGCGCAGGAGCTCCCGCTCGACCGGATAGTGCTCGACGTCGACGGCGAGAACGAGCGAGCGCGGGCGTTCTACGAACGGTTCGGCTTCGCTCACTGGGGCGAGATGGTCGCCCGAGAGCTCTGA